One stretch of Flavobacterium sp. 9 DNA includes these proteins:
- a CDS encoding GNAT family N-acetyltransferase, translating to MTQENIPFSIVEKWLTAWTLSRNLPLPDKYKSGFVAEVGYENQKRRYVFPQLNDDFIELSESINQPWIFLKVCASADELKNRISDKWIIQPQGYMMTCFHPMNILNRSLNDNYTLEFEQYNTTYLVRIVTKEGQLASTGRVVLVDDLAVYDRISTEPQHKRMGLATLLMKELENIALANNIHNNFLVATEEGKSLYQSLGWEVYSLYTSIVIPDNN from the coding sequence ATGACTCAAGAAAACATTCCTTTTAGTATTGTCGAAAAATGGCTTACAGCTTGGACATTATCAAGAAATTTACCTTTGCCTGACAAATACAAATCAGGATTTGTGGCCGAAGTTGGCTATGAAAATCAAAAAAGACGATATGTTTTTCCTCAACTTAATGATGATTTTATTGAATTGTCAGAATCTATAAATCAGCCTTGGATTTTTCTAAAAGTTTGCGCTTCTGCTGATGAATTAAAAAACAGAATCTCTGATAAATGGATTATTCAGCCTCAAGGTTATATGATGACTTGTTTTCATCCAATGAATATTTTAAACCGCAGTTTAAACGATAATTATACCTTAGAATTTGAACAATATAACACTACTTATCTTGTCCGAATTGTTACTAAAGAAGGTCAATTAGCCTCAACAGGACGCGTTGTTCTTGTTGATGATTTAGCAGTTTATGATCGAATTTCAACCGAACCTCAACATAAAAGGATGGGGCTCGCTACTTTACTTATGAAAGAATTGGAGAATATTGCTTTAGCAAATAACATTCATAATAATTTTTTGGTTGCAACCGAAGAAGGCAAATCATTGTACCAGTCTTTAGGTTGGGAAGTGTATTCTCTTTACACTTCGATTGTAATTCCTGATAATAATTAA
- a CDS encoding serine hydrolase: MTKLFISLTAILSFSFLTAQEQTKTAKELNTKIDQYLTEVTTKYNMPGIAVAVIKNGKIIHRNNYGKANIEFDVPVSDKSIFRIYSLTKTIIVTGVFQLIEQNKLALEDPISKYLPDLPATWNSVQVKHLVSHSSGLPDIVNYEQLPENEAKAKVFVDAIQFEKGEKYEYNQTNFWLLQKIIETISKQNIETFIIENQFGSQADNKDVFFSTDSRDIFANRVTPYNNFSGGKMQIGLSNNGSYLNSCNGINITMDEFIKWDSKFNQNKLINEKTKNTMWTLFPFTKTDYKFTLGWD; this comes from the coding sequence ATGACAAAACTATTTATTTCGCTTACCGCAATATTATCTTTTTCGTTTTTAACGGCGCAAGAACAGACAAAGACAGCAAAGGAATTAAATACTAAGATTGATCAATATTTAACTGAAGTTACAACCAAGTATAATATGCCTGGAATTGCTGTTGCGGTAATTAAAAATGGCAAAATCATTCACCGAAATAACTACGGAAAAGCAAATATTGAATTTGATGTTCCAGTATCTGACAAATCTATTTTTAGAATTTATTCTTTGACAAAAACGATTATTGTTACAGGAGTTTTTCAATTAATTGAGCAAAATAAACTGGCATTAGAAGATCCTATTTCAAAATATCTTCCTGATTTACCAGCAACATGGAATTCAGTTCAAGTAAAACATTTAGTTTCACATTCATCAGGACTTCCTGATATTGTAAATTACGAACAATTGCCGGAAAATGAAGCTAAAGCAAAAGTATTTGTCGATGCTATTCAATTTGAGAAAGGCGAAAAATACGAGTACAATCAAACTAATTTTTGGCTGCTTCAAAAAATTATAGAAACCATAAGCAAACAAAATATTGAAACGTTTATAATTGAAAATCAGTTTGGAAGTCAAGCGGATAATAAAGATGTTTTTTTCTCTACAGATTCACGAGATATTTTTGCAAACAGAGTTACACCTTACAATAATTTTTCGGGAGGTAAAATGCAAATCGGACTTTCTAATAACGGAAGTTACCTAAATAGCTGCAATGGTATAAATATTACTATGGATGAGTTTATAAAATGGGATAGTAAATTCAACCAAAATAAACTCATTAATGAGAAAACTAAAAACACAATGTGGACTTTATTTCCGTTCACAAAAACAGATTATAAATTTACTTTAGGTTGGGATTAA
- a CDS encoding heavy metal translocating P-type ATPase produces the protein MEHIHTEEKIIKKKPKQSTCCCSHDEPVHSENDGHDHGDGHDHEHNADSGLFRMFLPAIISFVLLLIGIGLDNYFPQSWFTGYVRIAWYVIAYLPVGVPVLREAYESIMKGDVFSEFFLMCIATIGAFAIGEFPEGVAVMLFYTIGENFQGLAVSRAKSNIKSLLDQRPDEVNILENNVATKVKAADAKIGSIIQLKAGEKLGLDGKLLSDTASFNTAALTGESKPDTKVKGETVLAGMINGNTIALVKVTTAYNDSKLSKILEMVQNATTKKAPAELFIRKFAKIYTPIVVYLAIAICVLPWLFVDNYVFSDWLYRALVFLVISCPCALVISIPLGYFGGIGAASKNGILFKGSNFLDSISTIQNVVMDKTGTMTEGVFKVQEVIIAEEFDKEEILKFVNVLESQSTHPVATAIHNHVGKIDASIELKNVEEISGHGLKAEINGKELHVGNFKLLDKFNIKYDIDPNSVVYTTIAIAYDKKFAGYLTIADEIKEDAQEAVNKLKALGVKVTMLSGDKTNVVQFVANKLGITNAFGDLLPEGKVDKLNEIKAKNETVAFVGDGVNDAPVIALSTVGIAMGGLGSDATIETADVVIQDDKPSKIPMAINIGKQTKKIVWQNITLAFVVKAFVLILGAGGLATMWEAVFADVGVALLAILNAVRIQKMKF, from the coding sequence ATGGAACATATACATACAGAAGAAAAAATAATAAAAAAGAAACCGAAACAATCTACTTGCTGTTGTTCACATGACGAACCCGTTCACTCTGAAAATGACGGACATGATCACGGAGACGGACACGATCATGAACATAATGCGGATAGCGGTTTATTCCGAATGTTTTTGCCAGCGATAATCTCATTTGTTTTATTGCTTATTGGGATTGGCTTAGACAATTATTTTCCGCAAAGCTGGTTTACAGGTTATGTTAGAATTGCTTGGTACGTAATCGCCTATTTACCAGTTGGAGTTCCTGTTTTGAGAGAAGCGTATGAAAGCATTATGAAAGGTGATGTTTTCTCGGAATTTTTCCTGATGTGCATCGCAACGATTGGTGCTTTTGCAATTGGAGAATTTCCCGAAGGAGTTGCCGTAATGTTGTTTTATACCATTGGAGAAAACTTTCAGGGATTGGCAGTTAGCCGGGCAAAATCAAATATCAAAAGCTTATTAGATCAACGTCCGGATGAGGTAAATATTTTAGAAAATAATGTTGCTACAAAAGTCAAAGCTGCCGATGCAAAAATAGGATCGATTATTCAGCTTAAAGCTGGAGAAAAACTAGGATTAGATGGCAAATTATTATCAGATACAGCTTCGTTTAATACGGCGGCACTTACCGGAGAAAGTAAACCTGATACTAAGGTAAAAGGAGAAACTGTTCTGGCGGGAATGATTAACGGAAACACGATTGCGCTGGTAAAAGTAACAACGGCTTATAACGATAGTAAACTTTCTAAGATCTTAGAAATGGTACAAAATGCCACGACTAAAAAAGCGCCAGCCGAGTTATTTATTAGAAAATTTGCGAAGATTTATACACCAATTGTCGTTTATTTGGCGATTGCAATATGTGTATTACCATGGCTTTTTGTAGATAATTACGTCTTTAGCGATTGGTTGTACAGAGCTTTGGTTTTCCTGGTAATTTCATGTCCATGTGCTTTGGTTATTAGTATTCCGTTGGGTTATTTTGGCGGAATTGGCGCTGCGAGTAAAAACGGAATCCTGTTTAAAGGAAGTAATTTTCTCGATAGTATATCAACGATTCAGAATGTTGTGATGGACAAAACCGGGACAATGACCGAAGGCGTTTTTAAAGTTCAGGAAGTTATTATTGCCGAGGAATTCGATAAAGAAGAAATCTTAAAATTTGTCAATGTTCTCGAAAGCCAAAGTACACATCCTGTGGCAACGGCGATTCATAATCATGTTGGAAAAATTGATGCTTCGATCGAATTGAAAAATGTCGAAGAAATCTCTGGACATGGATTAAAAGCTGAAATTAACGGGAAAGAATTGCATGTTGGGAATTTCAAATTATTGGATAAATTCAATATTAAATATGATATTGATCCAAATTCAGTTGTTTATACGACGATTGCAATTGCATACGATAAAAAATTTGCAGGATATTTGACCATCGCAGACGAAATTAAAGAAGATGCACAAGAAGCTGTAAATAAATTAAAAGCTTTGGGCGTTAAAGTAACAATGCTAAGTGGCGATAAAACCAATGTGGTACAGTTTGTTGCCAATAAATTAGGCATTACAAATGCGTTTGGAGATTTACTTCCGGAAGGTAAAGTCGATAAACTAAACGAGATAAAAGCAAAAAACGAAACTGTAGCTTTTGTTGGCGATGGTGTAAATGATGCGCCCGTTATCGCTTTAAGCACCGTTGGAATTGCAATGGGAGGATTAGGAAGTGACGCCACAATCGAAACCGCCGATGTTGTAATTCAGGACGATAAACCAAGTAAAATTCCAATGGCAATCAATATTGGAAAACAAACCAAAAAGATTGTCTGGCAGAATATTACACTTGCTTTTGTTGTAAAAGCTTTTGTATTAATTCTTGGCGCCGGAGGATTAGCCACAATGTGGGAAGCTGTTTTTGCCGATGTTGGCGTAGCATTATTAGCGATATTAAACGCGGTAAGAATACAGAAAATGAAGTTTTAA
- a CDS encoding tautomerase family protein: protein MPFVRISLPKILSLETKNNISESVHQALVEEFHIPKDDYFHVIEELEPHQIKYPESYLGVSHSDSIVYVQITAGQGRTREQKKKLYHQIATKISTSTEIQINNVIIVLLENNGLENWSFGNGEIQISAHLMNL, encoded by the coding sequence ATGCCATTTGTACGAATCAGCCTTCCTAAGATACTTTCGCTGGAAACTAAAAACAATATTTCAGAATCTGTTCATCAGGCTTTAGTCGAAGAATTTCATATTCCGAAAGATGATTATTTTCATGTAATTGAAGAATTAGAACCTCATCAAATAAAATATCCTGAAAGTTATCTTGGTGTTTCACATTCTGATTCAATTGTATATGTTCAAATAACAGCCGGACAAGGCAGAACCCGCGAACAAAAGAAGAAATTATACCATCAGATTGCAACCAAAATTTCGACCTCAACAGAAATCCAGATCAACAATGTCATTATTGTTTTATTAGAAAATAATGGTCTTGAAAATTGGTCTTTTGGAAATGGAGAAATTCAAATCTCTGCACATTTAATGAATTTATAA
- a CDS encoding VOC family protein, whose translation MKLEHIQIQTNNIPETVAFYRDILELPIIEKTSKSVTIKAGNSILKFVENPDFNSMYHFAFNIPENKLEEAIKWCNDKIDLVVIEDKRVIANFETWNANAVYFYDNNGNLLEFIARHDLDNSQIKDFSYKSILNISEIGIVDENPIELGTQLIEDYGLSFFAKNFNSENFAAIGDDEGLLIIVKPYRNWYPTQTPSQRNKTKVRIENNSDSIELSF comes from the coding sequence ATGAAGTTAGAACATATTCAAATTCAAACCAACAATATTCCGGAAACTGTTGCATTTTATAGAGATATTCTCGAATTGCCAATCATAGAAAAAACATCAAAATCTGTTACCATTAAAGCAGGAAATTCAATCTTGAAATTTGTGGAAAACCCTGATTTTAATTCTATGTATCATTTTGCTTTCAATATTCCGGAGAACAAACTTGAGGAAGCAATAAAATGGTGTAACGACAAAATTGATTTAGTAGTTATTGAAGATAAACGTGTAATTGCAAATTTTGAAACCTGGAATGCAAATGCAGTTTATTTTTATGATAACAATGGCAATTTATTAGAGTTTATTGCCAGACATGATCTTGATAATTCACAGATAAAAGATTTCAGTTATAAATCAATATTAAACATTAGCGAAATTGGTATTGTCGATGAAAATCCAATAGAATTAGGAACACAATTAATAGAAGATTATGGTCTTTCTTTTTTTGCTAAAAATTTTAATAGCGAAAATTTTGCTGCAATTGGAGACGACGAAGGCTTGCTTATCATTGTAAAACCTTATCGCAATTGGTATCCAACGCAAACGCCTTCTCAAAGAAATAAAACAAAAGTCAGGATTGAAAATAATAGCGATTCTATAGAATTATCTTTCTAA
- a CDS encoding sulfatase, which translates to MKRGFVLIILFFFTIILNISAQNKTQNSKPNIIIINMDDMGYGDTEPYGMTGIATPHFNEIAQEGMRFTNFNAGQAICTASRAALLTGCYPNRIGMSGVLLPGAKRALNPNEETIATLLKKAGYKTANYGKWHLGNQLPYWPTNYGFDEFFGIPYSHDVWPIDYDGYSKVTDAKDMRSGFPPLPLISNTTIIDTIKNIKDASALTTLFTEKAVGFIKKNKKNPFFLYLTHPLPHAPLAVSDKFKGKSDLGLFGDVIMELDWSIGEILRTLDNEGIAKNTVLIITSDNGPWLIFGDNAGSSGGFREGKSTTWEGGTRVPFLIRWPEKIKAGTVNSSLMTNMDLLPTIAAITGASLPEKQIDGLNFLPLLTGKTATGPRDTFYYYFGVGSNNLEAIRYKHWKLVFPHKSTTYNQKLQGKDGLRGEGATMQVPLALYDLSHDPGEARDVQLLYPEIVQQIQKIAETAREDLGDDLNNKIGKNLRNPATF; encoded by the coding sequence ATGAAAAGAGGTTTCGTTTTGATAATCCTATTCTTTTTTACCATTATCCTGAATATTAGTGCTCAAAATAAAACACAAAATTCAAAACCCAATATCATCATTATCAACATGGACGATATGGGTTACGGCGATACGGAACCTTATGGAATGACGGGAATTGCGACTCCGCATTTTAATGAGATTGCGCAGGAAGGAATGCGTTTTACTAATTTTAATGCCGGACAAGCCATTTGTACCGCATCGAGAGCTGCTTTATTAACAGGATGTTATCCCAATCGTATTGGTATGTCCGGCGTGTTGCTTCCCGGAGCCAAACGTGCGCTAAATCCAAATGAAGAAACTATTGCAACACTTTTGAAAAAAGCAGGATATAAAACCGCTAATTATGGCAAATGGCATTTAGGAAACCAACTTCCATATTGGCCTACAAATTATGGTTTTGATGAATTTTTTGGTATTCCGTATTCGCATGACGTCTGGCCAATTGATTATGATGGTTACTCAAAAGTAACAGATGCGAAAGATATGCGATCGGGCTTTCCTCCTCTTCCGTTAATAAGTAATACGACTATTATTGATACTATTAAAAATATCAAAGATGCTTCGGCTTTGACTACACTTTTTACAGAAAAAGCAGTTGGTTTTATAAAAAAGAACAAAAAAAATCCTTTCTTTTTATACCTGACACATCCTTTGCCTCATGCCCCACTCGCGGTTTCAGACAAGTTTAAAGGCAAAAGCGATTTAGGACTTTTTGGCGATGTAATTATGGAACTCGATTGGTCAATTGGCGAAATATTAAGAACACTGGATAACGAAGGAATTGCCAAAAATACGGTACTAATTATAACCAGCGATAACGGTCCGTGGTTGATATTTGGAGATAATGCAGGTTCGTCGGGAGGATTTAGAGAAGGAAAATCCACTACTTGGGAAGGCGGCACGAGGGTTCCTTTTTTAATTCGTTGGCCCGAAAAAATAAAAGCCGGAACCGTAAATAGTTCCCTAATGACTAATATGGATTTACTGCCAACTATTGCGGCTATTACTGGAGCTTCTTTGCCGGAAAAACAAATTGACGGTTTAAACTTTTTACCGCTTCTTACCGGAAAAACAGCAACCGGACCTAGAGATACTTTTTATTATTATTTTGGAGTTGGAAGCAATAATCTTGAAGCAATTCGATATAAACACTGGAAATTAGTTTTTCCGCATAAATCAACAACTTACAATCAAAAACTGCAAGGCAAAGACGGACTTCGTGGCGAAGGTGCAACAATGCAAGTTCCTCTAGCGCTTTATGATTTGTCTCATGATCCCGGAGAAGCTCGTGATGTGCAATTATTATATCCTGAAATTGTACAGCAAATACAAAAAATTGCAGAAACTGCCCGAGAAGATTTGGGCGATGATTTGAATAATAAAATTGGGAAGAATCTTAGAAATCCTGCCACTTTTTAA
- a CDS encoding arylsulfatase produces the protein MNSSKKLNRIEITMKLSLLILLLFGISTNIVAQKNKSKPNILIIFGDDVGVTNVSAYSRGLMGFTTPNIDKIGNEGAVFIQYYAQQSCTAGRAALITGQSPYRTGLTKVGLPGSPVGLQKEDPTIAEFLKPLGYVCGQFGKNHLGDQDKYLPTEHGFDEFFGNLYHLNAEEEPENADYPKGAEFKKAFGPRGVLRATAGGKIEDTGPLTKKRMETVDEEFLAAAKDFITKSAKAGKPSFTWFNSTRMHVFTHLKPSSLGKTGLGTQADGMVEHDAMVGELLKLLDDLKIADNTIVIWSTDNGAMKNQWPDGGSSPFRSEKDTNWEGAYRAPAVVRWPGVIKPGSNLTGLFSAEDWLPTLVAAAGGDQNLVQSAQNGVQEGSKNFKVHLDGYNQLSYLKGESGSNRHDFVYFDDDGNLVAYRDDRFKYTFAAQYAKGMEIWRDPMLKLRGPFIIDLLADPFEYSVDGSIGYEKWMMDRAFLILPAVSKVAAYLETYRKFPPRQAPATFSIDDVIAKLPKPQIER, from the coding sequence ATGAATTCATCAAAAAAATTAAACAGGATTGAAATAACGATGAAATTGTCCTTACTTATTTTATTGTTATTCGGAATTTCTACAAATATTGTAGCTCAAAAAAACAAATCAAAACCTAACATTCTAATTATTTTTGGTGATGATGTGGGAGTTACAAACGTAAGCGCTTACAGCCGTGGTTTAATGGGCTTTACAACTCCCAATATCGACAAAATTGGTAATGAAGGAGCTGTTTTTATTCAATATTATGCACAGCAAAGCTGTACTGCCGGTCGTGCTGCACTTATTACAGGACAATCTCCTTATCGTACCGGTTTGACAAAAGTTGGACTTCCGGGATCTCCCGTTGGTTTACAAAAAGAAGATCCAACAATTGCCGAATTCCTGAAACCACTAGGTTATGTATGCGGACAATTTGGTAAAAATCACCTTGGAGATCAGGACAAATACTTACCAACCGAACATGGATTTGATGAGTTTTTCGGGAATCTCTATCACTTAAATGCTGAAGAAGAACCGGAAAATGCTGATTATCCAAAAGGAGCAGAATTCAAAAAAGCATTTGGACCTCGTGGTGTTTTAAGAGCAACTGCAGGCGGAAAAATAGAAGATACAGGACCTTTGACTAAAAAAAGAATGGAAACTGTAGACGAAGAATTTTTGGCTGCAGCCAAAGATTTTATCACCAAATCAGCTAAGGCAGGAAAACCTTCCTTCACTTGGTTTAACAGTACCAGAATGCACGTTTTCACCCATTTAAAACCTTCTTCTTTAGGAAAAACAGGTCTTGGAACTCAAGCTGACGGAATGGTTGAACACGATGCAATGGTTGGCGAACTTTTAAAACTATTAGACGATCTTAAAATTGCCGACAATACGATTGTAATCTGGTCTACTGATAATGGTGCGATGAAAAATCAATGGCCTGACGGAGGTTCTTCTCCATTTCGCTCAGAAAAAGATACCAACTGGGAAGGCGCTTATCGTGCTCCCGCTGTGGTTCGCTGGCCGGGAGTTATCAAACCGGGAAGTAATTTAACCGGATTATTTTCGGCAGAAGATTGGTTACCAACTTTAGTCGCTGCGGCAGGAGGTGATCAAAATTTAGTACAAAGTGCTCAAAATGGTGTGCAGGAAGGAAGCAAAAACTTCAAAGTTCACTTAGATGGTTACAATCAATTGTCGTATCTAAAAGGTGAAAGCGGAAGTAATCGTCATGATTTTGTTTATTTTGATGATGATGGAAATTTAGTTGCATATCGTGATGACCGTTTTAAATATACTTTTGCCGCTCAATATGCCAAAGGAATGGAAATATGGCGTGACCCAATGCTAAAACTAAGAGGACCGTTTATAATTGACTTATTAGCAGATCCTTTCGAATATTCTGTAGATGGTTCTATTGGATATGAAAAATGGATGATGGATCGTGCATTTCTAATTTTGCCGGCAGTATCAAAAGTCGCAGCATATCTGGAAACCTACCGTAAGTTTCCGCCACGTCAGGCTCCGGCAACATTCTCAATAGATGATGTAATTGCAAAACTGCCGAAACCACAGATAGAAAGATAA
- a CDS encoding BamA/TamA family outer membrane protein, producing MKKVLFLAILLFLSCSAAWTQTKISDSTKTAKAKNKNIDFNVMPYLNYNRTLDFMFGAIPMMMYKLNKTDTISPKSLSGISAVYTTNKSYFIASFNKWYINEDRWRAQFFVATGNQNAQYYVDDIDTPDFYNYGTKTTMVNFSLQRKVVKALYAGLGYAYAHYDTKYEDDVQPTSITHTNGLQLLTMYDTRDAVYYPTKGDKIKLRWLSYPEWFGNDVSANKILSEFNKYFPMRNGVDVLAARFSGKFGLGNIAFEQQVTIGNEDIRGYSEGKYRGDGLMDLQAEYRYNFGKKMGLVGFAGVATIYGSDTENFNWKLYPGAGAGFRYRAFKTEKFNVGLDAAVGKGDWGLYFRIGEAF from the coding sequence ATGAAGAAAGTACTTTTCCTTGCAATACTATTATTCTTAAGTTGTTCGGCGGCGTGGACACAAACAAAAATTTCGGATAGTACCAAAACAGCCAAGGCAAAAAATAAGAACATTGATTTTAATGTGATGCCTTATCTTAACTACAATCGTACTCTTGATTTTATGTTTGGAGCGATCCCAATGATGATGTACAAATTAAACAAAACAGATACTATTTCGCCTAAATCGCTATCGGGAATTTCGGCAGTGTATACGACCAATAAATCTTATTTTATAGCTTCATTCAATAAATGGTATATCAATGAAGATCGCTGGCGCGCGCAATTTTTCGTGGCAACAGGCAACCAAAACGCGCAGTATTATGTGGATGATATTGATACTCCGGATTTTTATAATTACGGAACCAAAACTACGATGGTCAACTTTAGTCTACAGCGCAAAGTGGTAAAAGCTTTGTATGCAGGACTTGGTTATGCCTATGCGCATTATGACACAAAATACGAAGACGATGTCCAGCCAACTTCGATAACACATACAAATGGTTTGCAGTTACTAACGATGTACGATACACGCGATGCCGTTTATTATCCTACCAAAGGTGATAAAATCAAATTGCGATGGTTAAGTTATCCCGAATGGTTTGGAAATGATGTTAGTGCGAATAAAATACTATCAGAATTTAATAAATATTTTCCAATGCGAAATGGTGTCGATGTTCTTGCAGCTCGTTTTTCGGGTAAATTCGGATTAGGGAATATTGCTTTCGAACAGCAAGTAACCATCGGAAATGAAGATATCAGAGGATATTCTGAAGGGAAATACCGTGGCGACGGACTTATGGATTTACAAGCAGAATATCGATATAATTTTGGTAAAAAAATGGGACTTGTCGGGTTTGCAGGTGTTGCTACGATTTATGGTTCTGATACCGAGAATTTCAATTGGAAATTATATCCCGGAGCCGGAGCCGGTTTTCGCTACAGAGCTTTTAAAACTGAAAAATTTAATGTTGGACTTGACGCCGCTGTCGGAAAAGGAGATTGGGGACTTTATTTCCGAATTGGCGAAGCTTTTTAG
- a CDS encoding efflux RND transporter periplasmic adaptor subunit, whose protein sequence is MKNIVKNLTAKSAMDFSQSSQSLISLRALCFFLACLAVIFFASCNEKKTEEAPEEEKSQTEVALNESQYKTVGIETGIVENRNLNKIIKANGYTTVPPQNSAEVSTLIGGTVKDIFVLEGTFVNKGKVLATIQNLEVIEMQEDYHSATANIEYLQLEYNRQKTLSDENVNPRKVFQEVKSKLAAERARAQAAKNKLDALHVSTKGSTSLVPIVAPISGYVGNIKIAKGAFAQSGVTLFEVVDNTQMHLDLNVYEKDLGSISVGQVIDFVLTNQSNKSIKGKIFGINKSFSNESKTVAVHAKIDPADAKGLIPGMYVSANINITNTTVPALPKDAVVRNADKYFVFVQEEDHEEKHEEKATEKGTAHEKEIHFKAIEVIPGTTDLGFTEVKFVDKIAPEAKIVTKGAFYLLSALKGGGEHEH, encoded by the coding sequence ATGAAAAATATAGTTAAAAACTTAACCGCAAAGAGCGCAATGGATTTTTCGCAAAGTTCGCAAAGTTTAATTTCCTTGCGTGCATTGTGCTTTTTCCTTGCGTGCCTTGCGGTTATATTCTTTGCATCTTGTAATGAAAAGAAAACCGAAGAAGCTCCTGAAGAAGAGAAATCGCAAACAGAAGTCGCTCTAAACGAATCTCAATATAAAACCGTTGGAATCGAAACCGGAATTGTCGAAAACAGAAACCTGAACAAAATTATAAAAGCAAACGGTTATACAACGGTTCCGCCGCAAAATTCTGCCGAAGTTTCGACTTTGATAGGAGGAACTGTAAAAGATATTTTTGTTCTGGAAGGCACTTTTGTGAACAAGGGCAAAGTTTTGGCTACGATTCAGAATCTTGAAGTAATCGAAATGCAGGAAGATTATCATTCGGCTACAGCCAATATCGAATATTTGCAATTAGAATACAATCGTCAGAAAACGTTGAGCGACGAGAATGTGAATCCGAGGAAAGTTTTTCAGGAAGTAAAATCAAAACTGGCAGCAGAAAGAGCGAGAGCACAAGCAGCAAAAAACAAATTAGACGCTTTGCATGTGAGCACAAAAGGCAGTACTTCGTTAGTGCCAATCGTAGCGCCAATAAGTGGTTATGTGGGAAATATAAAAATTGCAAAAGGAGCGTTCGCACAAAGCGGAGTAACATTGTTTGAAGTCGTTGATAATACACAGATGCATCTTGATTTGAATGTTTATGAGAAAGATTTAGGTTCGATTTCGGTTGGACAAGTTATTGATTTTGTGCTGACAAATCAGTCGAATAAATCTATTAAAGGAAAGATATTCGGAATCAATAAATCTTTTTCTAATGAAAGTAAAACCGTTGCTGTTCACGCCAAAATTGATCCGGCAGATGCCAAAGGATTAATTCCGGGAATGTATGTTTCGGCAAATATCAATATTACAAATACGACGGTTCCGGCTTTACCAAAAGATGCGGTTGTTCGAAATGCAGATAAATATTTTGTGTTTGTTCAGGAAGAAGATCACGAAGAGAAACACGAGGAAAAGGCAACAGAAAAGGGAACAGCGCATGAAAAAGAAATCCACTTTAAAGCAATTGAAGTGATTCCGGGCACAACAGATCTTGGTTTTACAGAGGTAAAGTTTGTGGACAAAATTGCGCCTGAAGCTAAAATTGTTACAAAAGGTGCGTTCTATTTATTATCGGCATTGAAGGGCGGAGGAGAACATGAGCACTAG
- a CDS encoding arsenate reductase ArsC yields MMKKKILVLCTGNSCRSQIAEAYLRHFFDDKAEVYSAGVETHGVNPRAITTMKEDGIDISNHTSNHVDEYENIDFDIVITVCDNAKERCPFLPTKAKKLHQNFPDPAKATGTEEEILNEFRRVRQMIKEYCSALQIS; encoded by the coding sequence ATTATGAAAAAGAAGATTCTCGTACTTTGCACCGGAAATAGTTGCAGAAGTCAAATTGCCGAAGCTTATTTAAGGCATTTTTTTGATGATAAAGCCGAAGTTTACAGCGCCGGAGTTGAAACACACGGTGTAAATCCAAGAGCGATTACAACAATGAAAGAAGATGGAATTGATATATCAAATCACACATCAAATCACGTTGATGAATATGAAAATATTGATTTTGATATCGTAATTACCGTTTGTGATAATGCCAAAGAACGCTGTCCGTTTTTGCCAACAAAAGCCAAAAAACTACATCAAAACTTCCCTGATCCTGCAAAAGCGACAGGAACTGAAGAAGAAATTTTAAACGAATTCAGACGTGTTAGACAAATGATTAAAGAATATTGCAGCGCATTACAAATTTCTTAA